One genomic region from Sphingobacterium multivorum encodes:
- a CDS encoding TIM-barrel domain-containing protein, translating to MMRLWTILLVLFAIKAPAQSIRFQEQYPGVWKGIFGKPDTYTLLGAAGAKPRAETLEQLQSVDFPLPKMDVHAELIDGKTYLRFPLGKNEQIYGLGLNFQTVHQRGKILNLHVDHYGGKDNGRTHAPVPFYVSSRGYGVLINSAQYLTYYVGTGVRKDAKVPAEVKDRNTDKSWNSRPYSDAVEVYVPTEGAEVYVFAGVNALDAIKRYNLFCGGGALPPKWGLGFTQRVQKLYTAADVVKEVAEFEEHGFPLDFIGLEPGWQSKAYPCSFEWDKGRFPNPAALVKTLADKGVRLNLWTNPYVSPDAPFSKSIEPFTGSHTVWNGTVPDLNHPDAKRILADQLSRSQINIGISGYKIDEVDGYDYYLWPDMAKFPSGISGIQMRQTYGVLAQKLTDSLYRQQNKRTFGLVRASNAGANNMPYVIYNDYYSHQDFITALVNSGFCGLLWTPEVRGSKTGEEWLRRFQTVVFSPMAMINAWSSGTKPWSFPEVADKVKYFAQLRMELMPYLYTEFAKYHFEGTPPFRAMALEDGFQGQTNLTVGNQDLETNPYLEAVNREVKDQYMCGEYLLVAPLFTGESTRKVLLPKGNWYDFYSGRYVGNGEEIVAKPEDDRIPVYVKDGGIIPMTTARLHAPTVGEKVNLIIRHYGEKEGLYNLYDDDGVSFDYDKGAYSWRRIRFKRNVLGKLEGDISTASKNKPNTVGTVAFELMGQ from the coding sequence ATGATGAGATTATGGACAATTTTGCTGGTATTGTTTGCGATAAAGGCTCCAGCACAAAGCATTCGCTTTCAGGAACAATACCCTGGTGTATGGAAAGGTATATTTGGAAAGCCGGATACATATACTTTGCTCGGTGCAGCCGGAGCAAAGCCCCGAGCGGAAACGCTTGAACAGCTGCAGTCTGTTGACTTTCCCTTACCCAAGATGGATGTGCATGCCGAACTGATCGATGGCAAAACCTACCTACGGTTCCCACTGGGAAAAAACGAACAGATCTACGGATTGGGACTTAACTTTCAGACGGTACATCAGCGGGGCAAGATTCTTAACCTGCATGTCGACCATTACGGTGGTAAAGATAATGGGCGAACTCATGCACCCGTTCCGTTCTACGTCTCTTCCAGAGGTTATGGTGTATTGATCAATTCCGCTCAATATTTAACCTATTATGTTGGAACAGGCGTACGGAAAGATGCCAAAGTCCCCGCAGAAGTAAAAGACCGCAATACCGATAAAAGCTGGAATTCCCGACCTTACTCGGATGCTGTAGAGGTGTATGTGCCTACGGAAGGGGCCGAAGTGTATGTCTTTGCCGGTGTCAACGCGCTTGATGCAATAAAGCGCTATAACCTCTTTTGTGGTGGTGGTGCCTTGCCACCGAAGTGGGGGCTTGGTTTTACACAACGTGTGCAAAAGCTTTATACAGCGGCGGATGTTGTTAAAGAAGTAGCCGAATTTGAGGAACATGGCTTCCCACTTGATTTTATCGGGCTCGAACCGGGCTGGCAGTCCAAGGCTTATCCCTGTTCGTTTGAATGGGATAAAGGACGTTTTCCAAATCCGGCAGCCTTGGTAAAAACGCTGGCTGATAAAGGTGTTCGGCTAAACCTCTGGACTAATCCGTATGTCTCACCCGACGCTCCCTTTAGCAAATCTATTGAGCCTTTTACAGGATCTCATACGGTGTGGAATGGGACTGTTCCTGATTTAAATCATCCGGATGCAAAGCGTATCCTCGCAGACCAGCTGAGCCGATCACAAATCAATATCGGAATCAGCGGATATAAAATTGATGAGGTCGATGGTTACGATTACTACCTGTGGCCAGATATGGCCAAATTTCCCTCCGGGATCAGTGGAATTCAAATGCGGCAAACCTATGGCGTGCTTGCACAGAAATTGACCGACAGTCTCTACCGTCAGCAGAATAAACGAACGTTTGGACTTGTACGGGCATCCAATGCCGGCGCCAACAACATGCCCTATGTGATCTATAATGACTACTATAGCCATCAGGATTTTATTACCGCGCTGGTCAATAGTGGCTTTTGTGGCTTGCTGTGGACGCCAGAAGTTAGGGGTTCCAAGACGGGAGAAGAATGGTTGCGCCGTTTCCAGACGGTTGTGTTTTCACCAATGGCCATGATCAATGCCTGGTCCAGTGGAACAAAACCATGGTCTTTCCCGGAAGTGGCCGACAAAGTGAAATACTTTGCGCAACTGCGGATGGAATTGATGCCTTATCTCTACACTGAATTTGCAAAATACCATTTTGAAGGTACGCCCCCCTTCCGGGCCATGGCACTGGAAGATGGATTCCAGGGGCAGACAAATTTGACCGTGGGAAACCAAGACCTGGAAACGAACCCCTATTTGGAAGCGGTAAACAGGGAGGTAAAAGATCAATACATGTGTGGTGAATATCTATTGGTTGCTCCCTTGTTTACGGGAGAATCTACTAGAAAGGTGCTGCTGCCCAAGGGCAACTGGTACGATTTCTATTCGGGACGTTATGTCGGCAATGGAGAGGAAATCGTCGCCAAACCCGAAGACGATCGGATACCTGTGTATGTGAAAGATGGTGGCATCATCCCGATGACAACGGCAAGGCTTCATGCGCCCACAGTTGGTGAAAAAGTCAATTTGATCATTCGGCATTACGGCGAAAAGGAAGGGCTGTACAACCTATATGATGATGATGGCGTAAGTTTCGACTATGACAAGGGTGCTTATTCCTGGCGGCGGATACGTTTTAAAAGAAATGTGCTTGGCAAATTGGAAGGGGACATCTCAACGGCAAGCAAAAACAAACCAAATACGGTCGGTACTGTAGCATTTGAATTGATGGGGCAATGA